The following are encoded in a window of Ricinus communis isolate WT05 ecotype wild-type chromosome 4, ASM1957865v1, whole genome shotgun sequence genomic DNA:
- the LOC125369819 gene encoding uncharacterized protein LOC125369819, with amino-acid sequence MVDAAAGGALNSKTFEQAHNLIKEMAMKNYQWQSSRSQPVRQDKLARKEPEPETMGEEKVEDRQKSPMKEYQPPVPYPARLKQEKVDKQFGKFLDLFKQLQINLPFVEAILQMLKYAKFLKESLSNKRKLEDLGLVTLNEKCSTILQNKLPLKRRDPGSFTVPCIIGDLPISGALADLGANVLVKVDKFIFLVDFSVMDMKDESTVPLILGRPFLATPRAVIDVCDGKLQLRVDDETITFDLATTTRHSLDHDDVVFSIDILDYLVESHLHEILLDDPLQVALQGEEEELSNKQVLEQLASLLATEPSCSTNPFLSLDRSEVQKVNSSFEDPPALELKELPKHLSYGFLDEEEKLSVIIASDLTPEERAKALDAIKRYKKAFAYKIADIPGINPSFCSHKILMEDSYRAVVQPQRQLNLNMKEVVKKEEFDIKIRDKKGAENLAADQLSRLENPSLEALNESMIDDQFPEEHLYSLKRSDNISTRDEMPQTSMQTVEILDVWGIDFMGPFASSNGNKYILVAIEYFSKCLKAQAFPIDDARVICRFLKRLFARFGTPRALIIDRGTHLCNAQLKKALRRYGVTHRFSTPYHP; translated from the exons ATGGTTGATGCAGCAGCAGGAGGGGCGCTGAACAGTAAGACATTTGAGCAGGCTCATAACTTAATaaaggagatggccatgaagaATTACCAGTGGCAGTCTTCGAGGAGCCAACCAGTGAGGCAG GATAAGCTAGCTAGGAAGGAGCCAGAGCCTGAGACAATGGGAGAAGAAAAAGTGGAAGACAGGCAGAAGAGCCCAATGAAAGAGTACCAGCCACCAGTCCCCTACCCTGCTCGACTTAAGCAGGAGAAGGTTGATAAGCagtttggtaagtttcttgacttatttaaaCAATTGCAGATTAAcctaccttttgttgaagctattttgCAGATGCtgaagtatgccaagttcttaaaggaaagCTTGAGTAataaaaggaagttggaggatttGGGACTAGTGACTCTAAACGAGAAGTGTTCGACTATTCTTCAGAACAAGCTGCCACTCAAAAGGagagatccagggagttttactgttCCCTGTATCATTGGCGATTTGcctattagtggtgcattagctgatttaggagcta ATGTGcttgttaaggtagacaagtttatttttcttgtggATTTTAGCGTTATGGATATGAAAGATGAGAGTACTGTGCCTTTGATCCTCGGTAGACCCTTTCTTGCAACACCTAGGGCTGTaatagatgtttgtgatggaaagcttCAACTTAGGGTAGAcgatgagaccattaccttcGACCTAGCTACTACTACGAGACACTCTTTAGACCATGATGATGTTGtattttctattgatattCTAGATTATTTGGTTGAGTCTCATTTACATGAAATattgcttgatgatcctttgcagGTAGCTTTGCAAGGAGAGGAGGAGGAGCTATCGAAcaagcaagtgttggagcagcttgCTAGTTTGTTGGCTACTGAGCCTAGCTGTTCTACtaatccttttctttctcttgacaGATCAGAAGTGCAGAAAGTGAACTCTTCTTTCGAGGACCCCCCGGCCTTAGAATTGAAGGAGTTACCTAAGCACTTAAGCTATGGATTCTTGGATGAGGAAGAAAAGTTATCGGTGATTATTGCATCAGATTTGACACCAGAGGAGCGAGCAAAAGCTCTAGATGCAATCAAGAGGTACAAGAAGGCCTTCGCCTATAAGATTGCTGATATTCCCGGGATCAACCCTAGTTTTTGTTCTCACAAGATTCTTATGGAGGATAGCTATAGAGCAGTAGTTCAGCCACAGAGGCAACTTAACCTgaacatgaaggaagtagTAAAAAAAGAG GAGTTCGACATTAAGATTAGAGACAAGAAGGGCGCAGAAAATTTGGCAGCGGATCAACTATCCAGACTGGAGAATCCGAGCCTGGAAGCACTTAATGAGAGCATGATAGATGATCAATTTCCAGAGGAGCACTTGTATTCATTGAAG CGCTCAGATAATATCTCTACCCGTGATGAAATGCCCCAAACTAGTATGCAGACAGTTGAGATATTAGATGTTTGGGGTATTGACTTTATGGGACCCTTCGCTTCCTCAAATGGTAATAAGTATATCCTCGTGGCTATTGAGTATTTCTCCAAATGCCTTAAAGCACAGGCCTTTCCTATTGACGATGCCAGAGTTATTTGCAGGTTCCTTAAAAGGTTATTTGCTAGGTTCGGCACACCTAGAGCACTAATTATTGACAGGGGAACACATTTATGCAACGCTCAATTGAAGAAGGCACTCAGGCGCTATGGTGTAACGCATcggttctctactccctatcacccaTAA